Genomic segment of Populus nigra chromosome 14, ddPopNigr1.1, whole genome shotgun sequence:
CAATATCTTGGATATACCTGGGTCTAAAGGCTGCACGCTGGACACCTTCAAGGGAATGTCTTCTATAAGACGCAAGCGCTTTGATAGGACATCAAATGCCCCAAGCAAACTTGCAGAAAATGACATAGGATCTGACAAATggcatcattttttaaaattatagaattcTGTGCGAAAAGGCACATTGCAGAAATAATGGAGAAAAAAGGGGAAACCAACTAACAGTAAACAGTTAATCTCATCACCTTCAACAccatgaagaagagaaaagtcAAGTTGATCCACAGTTTGCTCAATACTGGTTTTTGATATAGAGAGATGACGAAGAAGTATATATTCtactattctttttaaaatgagatgTTTCATCCACTGCTCACTTTCCCATACTACATAAAAATTGGGACAACAAAGTCATGATAATCATCATGTTACAACTAAGTTCAATCCAAGAAGCCGGGATGAATAAAGAGCCTCACCTGTGCTTTCAGCAATTTTGCCATCCTTAAATCTCCTGAGCTCTGCTTTCTCTCCCCAAAACTTCCGAAACCTGGCAGCCTAGTgcataacatgaaaaaattagtaCATTGGAGTCCTTTTCTTCAATTAATTGAAACTGGATGcaataaaaagttaatataaatttcaagcaTGGAATTCAAATacctcttctttattttcagCATCCGGACCAATATCAACAACTCGAAATGCTTTATCTAAAGAGCTTAGAGAAATTCCAGCTAGCAATGGTTCTCCATCAAGTGTTGACAAACCCTGAAATAGATAGTGATTACAACTAGTCGTAGAAATGAAACAAATATGAACTCAAAATTAGaaagaaacaacaacaacaacaacatacaTTTTCCAGACTGCAACCTGAAGGGATATTTCTCCAAATAACACGAATTGACTTCGCTCGATCACTCAGTCCTTGAGATAGAAGACTGTGCACCTTTTTCTCATACAATCTCCAACATTCTTCGTCCAAGCAATATCCAGAAGAATAGAACTCACTATTTCCTTTTAAGCTCAATCTAAAAGGCCCAAAACATGTAAAGATGAAAGGCAATGAAGATATAGACCAGCATAAGTAAATGTTAGATAAAAAGGCAAAACAATATAACACATGCATCATTAAAAAAGACGAGCATTTCCCATGGCAATTGTACAGAAGcgccaaaaaatttatttccatTCACACCATTTCATTTCTTGTATTTCAATCATAATAGTTTCCTATTTTATTGAATACCTGAGATATTCTCTGCTCAGACTtccaaaacttttataaatgcCCACAATCTTCACCAGAAATCATTCTGAAAAAGTATGATGGTGTGTTTGCAACAAGTTTCTCAATTTTGATTTATTCAAGAATAAGAAACTCATATTTTTTCCTCAATCCAAGTGGGGCCCACTAATAAAAACTCGTGAATGAGAACTCACAGCTTCTTCGAAAAATAGTTTGAAGGTGTTCcagaaaaagaatgaaaaggCAATTGACAACTCCAGATCATAAAAATATACCTTACACAATAATCATATCTGGCAGGAAAGTCAATCTTGGTCATGAAGATATCCTCAAATGCACTATCTCCAGATTTCCCAAAGCATTGAAGTGTCTGAGCAGCCTCGTCTTGGAGCTGAACATTGGAGCAAAGAAAAAATCCTGAGAAATGGcaacaaaacccaaaaagaaaaggaatggaaTGGAAACAAGAGATGGACTCCCCAAATTGAAGTTATTGCCAAACGGAAATTCAGCTCAAAGGCAACTCCCCGTCTCAGCAGGCGAGTTGTTGGGTTCAAACCCGAAATTTGGGGGTTCCCAGGGGGCAAGGACTTTATTGTTAGGCCAATACCGACAAAAGaccaaagaaagagaaacatcTAGCAAATGGTACCTCTGAGAAACCACTATCTTTTATCCGAAAAGTTAAATTGATGTGAGTGGTTGAATCGAATATGACAACTGGAAATGATTCTTTATACAGCATCCTATCCTGCAACTCCAAAGTAAGATAACAAATAACCAATGATGCAGAGTGCAATAAAGCAATATCATATCAAAGCACTCAAGATGGAAACAAGCAATGAGCTCCCAGAGGTTACAGAAAGCTGTAAACAGTTTGAAACACTCAGGTGAAATTTCAAACAAGACTAAGTAATTAGTCATTAAGCGACTCCATTTTTTCAAAGACGATACAGAAGTAGTGCTAGCAGCATTAGTTGGTTAATTTACTAATCTCACAACACTTTCTTTGCAAAACAGAACCCATCTGCAAAGATTGCGAGCTGCATCAATTTCCTCATGCACTGAGGCTGGCAAGATGATATTAGTGGGAGATGGACTGACCAATGCAGTCGTCACTTTGTGCATATAGCTAAATGGTAGTTTTTTTCATCAGTTACAGGTGAGATATGGAAGAGTGGGAAGCATATTGTGATATActtagaaattaataaaaagaatgaaagcaAGCAAAAAGACATGTATCTATATACATAGAAATAAAAAGCAGCTCACTTACCTCCTTCAATATCTTGACCTCACCTTGCTTTTGTAAGAAAAGCCCCCGAGTCCATAATTTTGAATTGGCTGCGTAACAGTGGAAGCAGTATGCATTTTAATGATTATATGAAAGGCTGTTAATATCGACAAACATAATTTCTAAAGCATTATGAAACCAGATTCACATGATAAAGTACCAAATAGGAAGCATCTGCTGCCTAAGTATCTCAAGGGCATGCCTCCACCATTTACTTgatatttggtttgttttttatttattttttatatttttttagttacacaaagaaaatgaaagctaATACCATAAAGATCATTCTAAAGcaaaggaaaacatatagaaAGAGGGTTATTCACGAAGGAAGGCCCTGGCTCAAGCCCCATCATGAAGTTAGGGGACCAATCAGCTACTTTGCTGGCCCTGTAGACATGGGAAACATGAATAACCCATTCATGTTTAAGACTTTTGCCTCCATCATTTACTTGTTATTTGCTTTATCATAATCCATGAGTTACGATGATTGGTCACTTCACTTCAAATATTTCTCAAATTTTACATCAGCAATGGACTATTTAACTTCAGAGCTTTACAACTGAGTTTACATCATTATCAAAATTGTGCATAAAGAATAGCATTTTAAATGtagaaattattaaaagaatttaagaaACAACGATACACattaatgagagaaaaaatttaACCCAATTCAAACTATTTACAACTGATATGCAGGTACTTTTggcaaaaagaaaaactgaacATACCTATGAAGTCCAAGGTGACTCGAAATATTTGCAGTGGCCTCATGGAACTATTAACCTTCTCATAAGCCACAAGATATGACAATATGATAGCTATTAAATATCCATTTAGGCTATCGTGAGAATGTATAGAATCTCTCTGTCGAGCCCAAACCTGCACAAATAAGACAGAAAATATTACATCCATATCCTAGGAAAACCttctaaatttatattcaaaatggagagagtaaaaaatacttcacCTTCAGCAAAACTAAAGCCTCTCCCAATGCCTTCTGTCCAAGAAAAGTTTTCTTGAGAAATTCTGTATTGTCCTCTAAACACATGTCTTCCAAAATACTACTGTTATATCTTGGTGTAGGCAAAGCAGTTCCACctaaatatttccaaaacagaATTACAGCTTGGTGAACACAATGCATTatttgttaatgaaaaaaacattcccaaagttaaaaaaaaaaaaggttatattCTACCTTGATTCAAAGCACGGACATTGTTCCGTTTCAAGTCCAACTTTGCAGCATTAAACAAAGATTTCGCTGTAGGAATTATCCTCACAAAGAACCCAGGAACTTCGGCAAGCTTGTCAGctatcaaaaagagaaaaattaaaactttgcaCAAGTTATCCATTTAGGCAAATGACTACTTCCCTACAACTCCTAAAAAAACCTATGGTAAGCAAGAGGCACCTGGATAGACAAGTAGCACAGGTTTCCGGGCCTCGTTTTGAAGCGTAGACCATTCAACCTTTTCAAACGATGAATCCGACTTCAAAAACTTGTTAATcacacataaataaacaaacctcTTCGCATGATAGCGATGATTTAAATAATCTTTCTCATGAAAACACTCCTgccaataattacaaaaattttcaatcaatacaAACTATTCATGATGCAATCGATCAACATTTATAAGCGCATTAATGTAACCAACAGCAGCGTGGATTAATAGCCAAAAAGCAAGGTACCTTAGGCAATTGAATGAAAAGGTCAACACTAACATCCGGCTTCACGACACACTTTATCGAATAACTGCCACCAATTGCAATAGATTTCGGCTTCTTAAACTTAAACTCCACTTTATCCGCTCCGACGTCTCTAACGAACCCCGCCGCTTCCTCGCCTGTAacctgcatttaaaaaaaaaagagctcattAACTTCCTAATtcagcttaaaaaaattaaacaccacTGAAAAAGGATAGTAGTTTAAAAAACGGACCACGAGGTTGTTAGGGATTTTGTCGATGGAATTTTGGATAGATGAAACGGTGTCGTTTACGAACTTGGTGAAAGAGGGAGAATGTTCGATTTGAACTTCGTTTATTAATTCTGATACTTTAAAGTCCATCGGTTCTGTTAGAGTATCGGAATCCATGGAAGGAGGAGGGAGGGGTTTTGTCTTGTCGGCGAAGGGGTTTTGTTAGGGTTTAACAGAATTCGGTAGCGGGAGGGAGCTAGAAGAGAAGTCAAGAGAGTGTGTTTAAATGAGGTGTAGAAGGCccaagaggtttttttttatttatagcatAGTGGGCTTTGAGATTTGAgcttttttaagaatttagatGGGCTTTTAAGCCTGTGAAActtttccatttgtttgttttatgtgTGATTGGTATTATTATcgtaaaacaataattttttatttaaaatatattagaatgatttttttttatttttaacattaaaaaatataggaaaaaaacactaaaaaattactgatttaatatttttttcaaatcaaatacatttttgaaatatattcaaacacaattctaaaaaaaatgtgaagaaaCACTTAATTCCATTACATTATACATTTGattacattatattatattacatCGTATCAAACATGTCGTCATAACTTTAAAcatatctttcttttattaattattttatttaatatatctgataattattttttcttagttagtttatttatctttttgttgGTCATGTGATTTTTAACTGATCCCACGACATCATTGTacctattttttaatgaaaatggaACTAATagaaagtttaaaattaaaaaaaaaatgagttgattaaaatatattccCCTACCCTCTACCTTCCCTCgagtaattttaaattttaatcttaaaattcataaatttaaaaaatattttttttagtttgatattCAAAACCTTATATCCCGGCTCCAAGAACTGAAGGATAAAGACCCAATTACCCGAGCTAAAactaggaatatatatatatatatatatatatatatatatatatatatatatatatatatataaaatcatactAAAATAACCTCTAATGTCGTTTAACCAAAACAATTGTAAACTATATGGTATAATTGCAGGAGCATTGGTACATGTAGTTTTACATTTGAATTGGAGAATCAAGCAGCATGAGGATAGGCAAGCCCTAAAGCATGGCTTGAATGGCTAAAGCGGGGAACACCTGCATATAAAAAGAACATGCTAAGTGCACTACTGCAAGGAACAAAGATAAAGACCTGGGACACAAGAATGAcagaaaagtaaagaaaaagaaactgagGAGTCAAAGCTAACAAAACATTGATGTATCAGATGaagcttttctctttttcttccttgtaaAATTAATAGAACATTCGGgcgtttattttttaaaatatttttaattgaaaatataataaaataatattttttaaaaaaaaattatttttaaaatcaataaataaaacaataaaaaatattaaagcaaaaatattcaattactttaaaaattatttgtggatCACGCTGAAGCATGATTACTTGATGTACAAATGGGAGCAAAGGAGTTTATAACGTACATATTCTTGTCCCCCATCTATAGGCTATACCTACACGAGCCACAAGTACGGAAAGTGCACTCAAATGTACATTGTGGCCCACTTATATGGGCCCTACAAAAAGCCTTGGGTACCCCAGCCTCAACTTAAGAATCCAGCATGACAAACagataaattttgattattgataaagattaaaagaaaaatgtatcttttatatatttttattatcttgataatacgtaaatttaatttcaaaattattatagaGACGTTtgtgttatatttttatctttttttttaattaaatatgtttctaACTTCGTTGTCCCTTTCTCGTTTTTTCCAAGAGAATAGCCAAACGTTACCCTGATAATTTCTTGCTTAAGCTCAATAATCTTCTTAAGCTTTGTAAACATTAAGACAACCTATCTTCGAGGTTAACAAGCCAATTATCCTTAACTTGGTCTGGAAAACAAGTGAGATTGCTTATCCTCCTGTctatgaaagaagaagaagaagaagaagaaagtatgCATGGATAGATTTGAAGGACAATTGGTGTAGTTAAAGCTTGTTTAGTATATGATAAGCATTGCAGCTCATATtatcagatttaataattttactgataaaaatttatgtcGATACTTACAATAATAGTCTATTTGTGATTATTTTACCAATGAAATCATAGATAGATATTGTATGTTGGAAAAATGCTCGTTAATAATATATGATATATTGGTGAGTTTATCGTTAATAAATTTATCGATagctttacaaataaaaaatacacattaaattttttttatatccatttCATCCTGTTAATAATTCCTTTAATACAATTTaacatttcatcaaaaaaataactgaatatAATTTTATCGATAAAATTACATATTACCGAGGACCTATCTTCAAGGTTAACAAACCAATTAATTTTAACTTGGTCTTGATATCAAGTGAGATTGCATATCCTCCTGtctatgaattttaaaaaaaaattaaaaaaaaaaggtatgtgTGGATAGATTCGAGGGACAATTGGCGTAGTCAAAGCTTGATTAGTGTATGTTAACAAGGGCTGCCGAGTCCCCAAAGAGATGAACTGGTAAAGGTGGATTCTGAAGACTTGATCCCTCTTGTTTTTTGCAGGACTAGGAACGAGATATGCTCGTAACCAAGCACAAAATTGCTCCCGCTGTCAACCATtttaattctctctcttttgttattaatttaattctacATCAATGTATATTTACCGACTCGTGATTTGATCCATTAtatggaaataaaaagaaattgttccAACGACGAAAGATCCAGTTGTCATAATAAGGTTATTGAAAATCTcgtactaataataattatcatagaTTAcgtaatttttattcttaagatTCGAAGTTTTATACCTAAgtcaaaccaaaattaataatatattatgtattaaaaatccttaattattttttaaataaaaagtacagcactaaaaaaatatcatggaaATTACTTGTAGGAGAAgtgtcaagtttttttttttaaataatctctcgtttttatttaaattaaattttgatttattcaaaactatttttaaaaataatttcagtgCAAAAAATCGAAACAATGCTAGCTTAGCTAGTAAATTACTTGTAGGAGAAGTGTCAAGTTTATTTATGAGAATTGGAAGAATATTTCCTTTCGTAGAAGATTATTTTGTCTcgttaagagttttttttggaaaagggAGTGTCTTGAGTATTTTTAGTAAATTATGAAATAGTCTCTAGTTTCAAAATGAATCAGTTAGTCCCCTTTAATTTGAAAACTAATTATTTAGTCCTTTGTCAAGTATTGACTatgcttaatttaatattattttatttcgaAAACAGTCttcttctcttaaaaaaataaatatattggaAAAGAACAAACAATAGataaaaaggatgaaataattagtttttaatacaAGGAAGACCAATTAATTCGTTTCTTAAAACTAAAGGGACTAGCTTATATTTCATCcttaatatattaaaagggATAAAAGGTGTCGATCCCCCTTAACTACTAACAAAGTAGATTTAGTACTTAATTTTGAGGAGTGTAATCCAACTAATCAGATcctaaatttactttttagagGTTATTAGTTCGAGTCTCAGAAACCTCAGGACCACTAAaggcttacatagtcgttaacttcagggcccgtgaaattagttgaggtacgcGCAACTTAGTCcggacatccatgttaataaaaaaaataaatttagtccttaaattaattatttggtaCTCGAGGTCcctaaacaaaattgaaaagctAATTAGATCTTTTCTATTAGTTAAACTCATGTTTTCATCCAATTAGTGTTATCTCACATATGTGAAATGCAATTGGCTCATATATTTCAGTTTTTAATATTGGATCgggtataaaaataaagaagaagaacatggaaaaaaagtgaatttttttctctcttttccagtattcttcatttataatttcatatatttaatcagctctttaattttatttagggaTCTTATTCAGAGATTAATTCTATTTCGactaatagttcaaaaatgttTGGCACCTTTCACCCAAAACATTTGACTCAATGATCAAATCAAAACGAAAGGGTAATAATTATCCAAAACATAATAGTTTAAGGATAT
This window contains:
- the LOC133672296 gene encoding uncharacterized protein LOC133672296 — its product is MDSDTLTEPMDFKVSELINEVQIEHSPSFTKFVNDTVSSIQNSIDKIPNNLVVTGEEAAGFVRDVGADKVEFKFKKPKSIAIGGSYSIKCVVKPDVSVDLFIQLPKECFHEKDYLNHRYHAKRFVYLCVINKFLKSDSSFEKVEWSTLQNEARKPVLLVYPADKLAEVPGFFVRIIPTAKSLFNAAKLDLKRNNVRALNQGGTALPTPRYNSSILEDMCLEDNTEFLKKTFLGQKALGEALVLLKVWARQRDSIHSHDSLNGYLIAIILSYLVAYEKVNSSMRPLQIFRVTLDFIANSKLWTRGLFLQKQGEVKILKEDRMLYKESFPVVIFDSTTHINLTFRIKDSGFSELQDEAAQTLQCFGKSGDSAFEDIFMTKIDFPARYDYCVRLSLKGNSEFYSSGYCLDEECWRLYEKKVHSLLSQGLSDRAKSIRVIWRNIPSGCSLENGLSTLDGEPLLAGISLSSLDKAFRVVDIGPDAENKEEAARFRKFWGEKAELRRFKDGKIAESTVWESEQWMKHLILKRIVEYILLRHLSISKTSIEQTVDQLDFSLLHGVEDPMSFSASLLGAFDVLSKRLRLIEDIPLKVSSVQPLDPAFRFTSVFPPEPHPLASEKGNVPRPHKLTSSCIQPLEVMIQLEGSGNWPLDDVAIEKTKSAFLLKIGESLENSWGMTCTATEDDVDVFLSGYAFRLKILHERGLSLVKRETGSDQGKQVSSADQKLFVRSQHSSMINGLQGVFPIYGPVVRLAKRWVASHMFSACLSEEAIELLVAHLFVKPLPFTAPCSRITGFLRFLRLLAEYDWTFSPLIVDINSDFNPSDKKEIYDKFMLTRKGYEESSQNISPAMFLATSYDKASEAWTRLSPNVLELKRLVAYARSSANLLTRLVFQDQTESYRWECLFCTPLTNYDAVILLHGDRLPYPQRLLFPSKLNHGRLVARGNASKAFRPFMLPGDLRGSLDKLKNKLLVDFDPLRCYIADLEKECNTLKMWYDSLGGDAIGLTWERSCSKKRDREEASDEDPIDVLKAVGEAGKGFVKSVHFLKAPRLMN